The proteins below come from a single Balaenoptera ricei isolate mBalRic1 chromosome 17, mBalRic1.hap2, whole genome shotgun sequence genomic window:
- the LOC132351846 gene encoding EKC/KEOPS complex subunit GON7-like, with amino-acid sequence MELLAEYVGQEGQRQQLRVPCEAPDVADPFQGLLSGVAKMRELVTDLLGSPVQREAQDRVAAAPDEALDGDDEDDAEDENNVDNRTNSDGPSAKRPKTPT; translated from the coding sequence ATGGAGTTGTTGGCCGAGTACGTGGGGCAGGAAGGTCAGCGACAGCAGCTGCGGGTGCCCTGTGAGGCGCCGGACGTCGCCGACCCTTTCCAGGGCTTGTTGTCGGGCGTGGCTAAGATGAGGGAGCTGGTGACCGACCTCCTCGGCTCCCCGGTACAGCGGGAAGCACAGGACCGGGTGGCGGCGGCTCCAGACGAGGCGTTGGAcggtgatgatgaagatgatgcaGAAGATGAAAATAACGTTGATAACAGAACTAACTCAGATGGACCATCTGCAAAACGGCCAAAAACACCAACTTAA